In a genomic window of Verrucomicrobiota bacterium:
- a CDS encoding TonB-dependent receptor, translated as MNRLIAHLGVWLFTFLLVDTLPAQTPVTPLPIQSLLLTVEGKVEVSRVGGTDWTAGHTNQVLRVGDRLRTGARSRATVRLSNLTVLRVNELTTLQIQSPARVENQPVLDLKSGAAYLFSREKPTELEFRTPLASGAIRGTEFQLDVADDGRSVVTLIDGEIALRNELGELALVSGEQGVVEAGQPPTKTAVLNAINIIQWCLYYPGVLDVDELNLSADEQRILADSLAAYRGGDLLPALSLYPENRAPASDAEKIYRAAVVLAVGDVPGAEVILQSLPARLPLADALRELIAAVKYQTWTRAAPPVLATEWMAESYHLQSRSKLAEARQAAQAAVAKSPAFGLGWARLAELEFGFGNTGGAQAALENALRLSPRNAQALALKGFTLSAQNRIPEAIQLFDQAIGIDPALGNAWLGRGLCQIHKGRRHEGLDDLLTAAALEPQRSMLRSYLGKAFGDAGDNPRAVKELGLARRLDPNDPTSWLYSALLNQQRNQINEAVSDLEKSQELNDHRSVYRSRLLLDQDRAVRSANLANIYRDAGMTDVSAREAVKAVNSDYANYSAHLFLANSFNELRDPQRVNLRYETPYVSEYLLATLLAPVGASTLSQQVSQQEYSKLFEREGLGLSSSTEYFSHGDWRQGAAQYGTFGNSSFAVEEFYRSEHGYRPNSDFEETTYDVRLKQQLAPKDSVYIQASLAYSSGGNSAQYYDQAGAAQDPFRFDERQEPILVAGYHHEWSPGVHTLVLGSRLIDTYAVTNPLQHTIYLVEDPNRTLLEILPLDASQRYRSELEIYSMEAQQIWQTPRQTMVMGTRFQDGGFDNRSRQELVDLNYLYLFQDQVISDQNGSARFQRWNIYAYEQWQVVDSLRLIGGLSYDRLVFPEDYRFAPLSTKTETHYHLLPKAGAIWTPLKDTTLRAAFSQSVSGASFDQSFQLEPTQVAGFNQAFRSLIPESVAGANAGATFTSYGVSLEQKFPTRTYVAVVGEILESTVKRKQGAFELVDFNGPFIGTLPERLEFREKSVSISTHQLLGREWALAAIYRLSRAELDDNYTSVSDAIAAAGSFPARQALRGTLHTLNLGVIYQHPCGWFSQLRGVWTRQENGGYPTPRADADYWQWDLLAGYRFPRRRAEIVVGGLNLTGRNYRLSPLNLHQETPRDATFTAQFRFQF; from the coding sequence GTGAATCGCTTAATCGCACATTTAGGGGTCTGGCTTTTCACCTTCCTTCTGGTTGACACCCTGCCCGCTCAAACTCCGGTGACACCACTTCCAATCCAGTCGCTCCTGTTGACGGTGGAAGGCAAGGTCGAGGTTTCCCGCGTCGGCGGCACCGACTGGACGGCGGGTCACACCAATCAAGTGCTGCGCGTCGGTGACCGTTTGCGCACGGGAGCCCGCAGTCGCGCCACCGTTCGCCTGTCCAATCTCACGGTCCTGCGCGTGAATGAGTTGACCACGCTGCAAATTCAGTCCCCGGCCCGCGTTGAAAATCAGCCTGTCCTCGATCTCAAATCCGGTGCGGCGTACCTGTTCAGCCGCGAAAAACCGACTGAACTCGAGTTTCGCACGCCGCTGGCTTCCGGGGCCATTCGGGGCACGGAATTTCAGCTCGACGTGGCCGACGACGGCCGCTCCGTCGTGACGCTCATCGACGGAGAAATCGCGTTGCGCAATGAACTGGGAGAATTGGCTTTGGTTTCCGGCGAACAAGGTGTGGTCGAAGCAGGCCAGCCGCCGACCAAGACGGCCGTCCTCAATGCGATCAACATCATCCAATGGTGTCTTTATTATCCGGGTGTGCTGGACGTCGATGAATTGAATTTGAGCGCAGATGAACAAAGAATCCTTGCAGACTCGCTGGCGGCTTATCGCGGCGGTGACTTGCTGCCAGCCTTGAGTCTCTATCCCGAAAATCGTGCGCCCGCATCGGATGCCGAGAAGATTTATCGAGCGGCCGTGGTGCTGGCCGTGGGTGATGTTCCGGGAGCCGAGGTGATATTGCAAAGCTTGCCGGCCAGGTTGCCGCTGGCCGACGCGCTCCGCGAATTAATCGCCGCCGTGAAATACCAGACTTGGACCCGCGCCGCGCCACCTGTCCTCGCCACCGAATGGATGGCGGAATCGTACCACCTCCAATCGCGCTCCAAACTGGCGGAGGCGCGGCAGGCCGCTCAAGCCGCCGTGGCGAAGTCGCCGGCTTTTGGGCTGGGCTGGGCGCGGCTCGCGGAACTGGAGTTCGGTTTTGGCAATACCGGCGGGGCACAAGCGGCTTTGGAAAACGCCTTGCGCCTCTCGCCGCGAAATGCCCAAGCCCTCGCCCTGAAAGGTTTTACCCTCAGCGCGCAAAACAGAATTCCCGAAGCCATCCAGCTTTTCGATCAGGCCATCGGGATTGACCCCGCGCTGGGCAATGCCTGGCTCGGTCGCGGCTTGTGCCAGATCCACAAGGGCCGGCGCCATGAAGGGCTTGACGACCTGCTCACCGCCGCCGCCCTCGAACCGCAACGCTCGATGTTGCGCAGTTACCTCGGTAAAGCGTTCGGCGACGCCGGCGACAATCCGCGCGCTGTAAAGGAACTGGGGCTGGCCCGGCGGCTCGACCCGAACGACCCGACCTCCTGGCTCTACTCCGCGCTCCTCAACCAGCAGCGCAACCAGATTAACGAAGCGGTGAGCGATTTGGAAAAATCACAGGAGTTGAACGACCACCGCAGCGTTTATCGCTCGCGGCTTTTGCTCGACCAGGACCGCGCGGTGCGCAGCGCGAACCTCGCCAATATTTACCGCGACGCCGGCATGACCGATGTGAGCGCGCGCGAAGCGGTCAAGGCCGTGAACTCCGATTACGCAAACTATTCCGCGCACCTGTTCCTCGCCAACAGCTTCAACGAACTGCGCGATCCGCAGCGGGTAAATCTGCGCTACGAAACGCCCTACGTGAGCGAGTACCTGCTGGCCACGCTGCTGGCCCCGGTCGGCGCCAGCACTCTTTCGCAACAGGTCTCGCAGCAGGAGTACTCGAAGCTGTTCGAGCGCGAAGGCTTGGGATTGAGTTCGAGCACGGAGTATTTCAGCCACGGCGACTGGCGGCAGGGTGCGGCGCAGTACGGAACGTTTGGCAACAGCAGCTTCGCCGTCGAAGAATTTTACCGCTCCGAACACGGTTACCGGCCGAACAGCGATTTTGAGGAAACGACCTACGACGTGCGCTTGAAGCAGCAACTTGCCCCCAAGGACAGCGTGTATATTCAAGCCAGCCTTGCCTATTCCAGCGGTGGAAACTCGGCGCAGTATTACGACCAGGCAGGCGCGGCCCAGGATCCGTTCCGTTTCGACGAGCGGCAGGAGCCGATTCTCGTGGCCGGTTATCATCACGAATGGAGTCCGGGCGTGCATACGCTGGTGCTGGGCAGCCGGTTGATCGACACCTACGCGGTGACGAACCCGTTGCAGCACACGATTTACCTGGTCGAGGATCCCAACCGGACGCTGCTCGAAATCCTGCCGCTGGATGCCAGCCAGCGTTACCGGAGCGAGCTGGAGATTTATTCGATGGAGGCCCAACAAATCTGGCAGACGCCGCGGCAGACGATGGTGATGGGGACGCGTTTCCAGGACGGCGGTTTCGACAACCGCAGCCGACAGGAACTGGTGGACCTCAACTACCTTTATCTGTTTCAAGATCAGGTGATTTCCGACCAAAACGGGTCCGCGCGGTTCCAGCGCTGGAACATCTACGCCTACGAACAGTGGCAGGTGGTGGATTCACTGCGGTTGATTGGCGGGTTGAGTTACGACCGTCTGGTATTTCCGGAGGACTACCGTTTCGCCCCGCTCTCAACGAAAACCGAAACGCATTATCACCTGCTGCCCAAGGCGGGCGCAATCTGGACGCCGCTCAAAGACACGACCCTCCGGGCGGCGTTTTCGCAATCCGTGAGCGGGGCGAGTTTCGATCAGAGCTTCCAACTGGAGCCCACACAAGTGGCCGGGTTCAATCAGGCGTTTCGGAGTTTGATTCCAGAATCGGTTGCCGGAGCCAATGCGGGGGCGACGTTCACGAGTTACGGCGTCTCGCTCGAACAAAAATTTCCCACGCGCACCTACGTGGCCGTTGTGGGCGAAATTTTGGAATCAACCGTCAAGCGCAAGCAGGGGGCGTTTGAATTGGTGGATTTCAACGGCCCCTTCATCGGCACGCTGCCCGAGCGGCTGGAGTTCCGCGAGAAGTCCGTCTCGATTTCGACGCATCAGTTGTTAGGGCGGGAGTGGGCACTGGCCGCCATTTACCGCCTGAGCCGCGCGGAATTGGATGACAACTACACGTCGGTCTCGGACGCCATCGCCGCGGCGGGTTCTTTCCCGGCGCGCCAGGCCTTGCGGGGCACACTGCACACGCTCAATCTCGGCGTCATCTACCAGCATCCGTGTGGTTGGTTCTCGCAACTGCGCGGCGTCTGGACCCGGCAGGAGAACGGCGGTTATCCAACGCCAAGAGCGGACGCCGACTACTGGCAGTGGGATTTGCTCGCCGGCTACCGCTTTCCCAGAAGGCGGGCTGAAATCGTGGTCGGCGGGCTGAATCTCACCGGCCGGAACTACCGCCTCAGTCCCCTCAACCTGCATCAGGAAACCCCACGCGACGCGACGTTTACCGCGCAATTCCGCTTCCAGTTTTGA
- a CDS encoding Lrp/AsnC family transcriptional regulator encodes MNSVTVPVEISDPVNARILAISEDKIQGFQRAPLQEISRQCGVELPVVMERIQAMLRAGTIRRVRQTLLATNLAQGALVAWQVPQEKLDSAFDYMFQQDPFSGHVVTRSTDAATPGSNYKLWTTLKVPQGFSLTRHCEFLCRQTGAERFVLLPAKRLFALGVGHIRRRGMIPGSKADVLAEVMDVQVVTLNELEWIILIALKREFEPEELNENLWQSRADEAGVPLDTFLEVAEAMNRRKIIGRFSTFLEHVKPLADGERVTRFNALFHWAVPPGREIEAGREVGRHHIMTHAYWREGGPEFRNVNIMGVAHGTDKAVVLQHKAAIDEHLKSVGLPVSYTNVFWGGRSEIKPSEISPLAYRAWCRSVGLDADKMKD; translated from the coding sequence ATGAATTCAGTCACCGTGCCAGTTGAAATCAGTGACCCGGTCAACGCCCGTATCCTTGCGATTTCGGAGGACAAGATTCAAGGTTTTCAGCGCGCGCCGCTCCAGGAAATCTCCCGCCAATGCGGCGTGGAACTGCCCGTGGTCATGGAACGGATTCAGGCGATGTTGCGGGCGGGAACGATCCGCCGGGTGCGGCAGACGTTGTTGGCGACCAATCTGGCGCAGGGCGCGCTGGTGGCCTGGCAGGTGCCCCAGGAAAAACTGGATTCCGCTTTCGATTACATGTTCCAACAGGACCCCTTTTCCGGGCACGTGGTCACGCGCTCGACTGATGCCGCCACGCCCGGCTCGAATTACAAGCTCTGGACCACACTGAAAGTGCCGCAAGGATTCTCGCTGACCAGGCATTGCGAATTCTTGTGCCGGCAGACCGGCGCGGAGCGGTTTGTGTTGCTGCCGGCCAAGCGGCTGTTCGCGCTGGGCGTCGGCCATATCCGGCGGCGTGGGATGATCCCGGGCAGCAAGGCGGACGTGCTGGCGGAAGTGATGGACGTGCAGGTGGTGACTTTGAATGAACTGGAATGGATAATCCTCATCGCGCTCAAGCGCGAGTTTGAGCCGGAGGAACTCAACGAAAATCTCTGGCAGTCGCGCGCCGACGAAGCCGGAGTGCCATTGGATACTTTTTTGGAAGTGGCGGAGGCGATGAACCGGCGCAAAATCATCGGCCGTTTCTCCACGTTTCTCGAACATGTGAAGCCGCTGGCCGACGGCGAGCGGGTGACGCGGTTCAACGCGCTGTTTCATTGGGCGGTGCCGCCGGGGCGCGAGATCGAGGCCGGGCGCGAAGTGGGGCGCCATCACATCATGACGCACGCCTATTGGCGCGAAGGCGGACCGGAATTCCGCAACGTCAACATCATGGGCGTGGCGCACGGGACTGACAAGGCCGTCGTGCTCCAGCACAAGGCGGCGATTGACGAGCACTTGAAGAGCGTGGGCCTGCCGGTCAGCTACACCAACGTTTTCTGGGGCGGTCGCAGCGAAATCAAGCCCTCGGAAATTTCGCCGTTGGCTTATCGCGCCTGGTGCAGAAGCGTGGGACTTGACGCGGACAAAATGAAGGATTGA
- a CDS encoding glucosamine-6-phosphate deaminase produces MNISIHEKTDEANIAAADCLAAWLTLPTTRNVMVAGGNSPLEVYRLVAERKMKLSHLNIFLLDEYVGVPLAEPRNCANLLRRSVAEAWGIPASQFFTISSAATDALESVRQHEQRIKKLGGLDVIVLGLGQNGHLGFNEPGSTEDSTARLVHLDATSIAANCKWFGGDYAPSLGVTVGLKTILATRHILIMAYGANKVAAVKAMIEEPRSAQCPASFLQNHLDVRVLLDRAAAARLSGKS; encoded by the coding sequence ATGAACATTTCGATTCACGAGAAAACCGACGAAGCCAATATCGCTGCGGCAGATTGCCTGGCGGCGTGGCTGACACTTCCGACCACGCGCAACGTGATGGTCGCCGGCGGCAACTCGCCTTTGGAAGTCTATCGCCTGGTCGCTGAACGCAAGATGAAGCTGTCGCATCTGAATATCTTTCTCCTCGATGAATACGTCGGCGTGCCGTTGGCCGAGCCACGCAACTGCGCCAATCTCCTGCGCCGCTCCGTCGCGGAAGCGTGGGGGATTCCAGCATCGCAATTCTTCACCATAAGTTCGGCCGCAACCGACGCGCTCGAAAGCGTGCGCCAGCACGAACAACGGATCAAGAAACTCGGCGGCCTCGATGTGATCGTGCTTGGCCTCGGCCAGAACGGTCATCTCGGCTTCAACGAACCGGGCAGCACGGAAGATTCCACAGCGCGACTTGTCCACTTGGATGCGACCTCGATCGCGGCCAACTGCAAATGGTTCGGCGGTGATTACGCGCCGTCCCTTGGGGTCACCGTCGGTTTGAAAACCATTCTTGCGACACGGCATATCCTCATCATGGCTTACGGTGCCAACAAAGTGGCTGCCGTCAAAGCCATGATTGAAGAACCTCGAAGCGCCCAATGCCCGGCTTCGTTTCTACAAAATCATCTGGATGTGCGCGTGTTGCTGGATCGCGCTGCCGCGGCAAGGTTGTCGGGGAAATCGTAG
- a CDS encoding aminotransferase class V-fold PLP-dependent enzyme, whose protein sequence is MTLTDLFANEELRQREFPVTREKIFLAHAGVCPLPRRVAEAISDYARRTTTGDQEQLVYPAVVNKSRELAARLLNAQPAEIAFVGPTSLALSLIASGLPFRKGDNILIYFDDYPSNVYPWMALAERGVQVRMLNTRELGGIRLADVREQVDEQTRMVALASCHFISGYRIDYQAIGQFLRERNILFCLDAIQTLGAFPTTVEHVDFLAADAHKWLLGPCAAGIMYVRRSLQERLNPPIYGWNNVRCPNYVAQEQIVFRSGSQRFEAGTYNLLGLVGLHAALELILEIGLENISRELLRKRTWLVPALQAKGYEVLHASTASETTSGIVSFHRAGADLPALHQRLLAANIVTSLRTDRAGQRYIRLSPHFYNTDAELQRVLEIL, encoded by the coding sequence GTGACATTGACCGATCTGTTCGCCAATGAAGAACTGCGCCAGCGTGAATTCCCCGTGACGCGCGAGAAAATCTTCCTCGCGCACGCGGGTGTTTGTCCATTGCCCCGGCGCGTCGCGGAAGCCATCTCCGATTACGCGCGCCGGACGACGACCGGGGATCAGGAGCAACTGGTTTATCCGGCGGTGGTCAACAAGAGTCGCGAATTGGCCGCGCGTCTGCTCAACGCCCAGCCTGCAGAAATTGCTTTCGTTGGCCCGACCTCGCTGGCGTTGAGTTTGATCGCCAGCGGTCTCCCTTTTCGGAAGGGCGATAACATCCTCATCTATTTCGACGACTACCCGTCGAATGTTTATCCGTGGATGGCGCTGGCGGAAAGAGGAGTGCAAGTGCGCATGCTCAACACGCGCGAGCTGGGCGGCATCCGGCTGGCGGATGTGCGCGAGCAGGTGGATGAACAGACGCGGATGGTCGCCTTGGCGTCGTGTCATTTCATCAGTGGCTATCGGATCGACTACCAGGCGATTGGTCAGTTTCTGCGCGAACGAAACATTCTTTTTTGTCTGGATGCGATCCAGACATTGGGCGCATTTCCGACGACGGTGGAGCACGTTGATTTCCTGGCTGCCGATGCGCACAAGTGGTTGCTGGGACCCTGCGCTGCTGGAATCATGTATGTGCGGCGATCGCTTCAGGAACGATTGAATCCGCCCATTTATGGTTGGAACAATGTGCGTTGTCCGAATTACGTGGCGCAGGAACAGATTGTTTTCCGAAGCGGCTCGCAACGGTTCGAAGCCGGCACCTATAATCTGCTCGGTCTCGTGGGTCTGCATGCCGCGCTGGAACTGATTTTGGAAATCGGGTTGGAGAACATCAGCCGCGAGTTGCTGCGCAAGCGCACCTGGCTCGTACCCGCGTTGCAGGCGAAAGGGTATGAAGTGTTGCACGCCAGCACGGCCAGCGAGACCACGAGCGGCATTGTCAGTTTCCACCGGGCCGGCGCTGACCTGCCGGCCTTGCACCAAAGGTTGCTGGCTGCCAACATCGTGACTTCGTTGCGCACCGACCGTGCGGGGCAACGCTACATTCGGCTTTCACCGCATTTCTACAACACCGACGCGGAGCTTCAGCGTGTGTTGGAAATATTGTGA
- a CDS encoding DUF971 domain-containing protein, translating to MRPKDIQQVGEELAIKWEDGSESFVGLERLRRHCPCAGCKGEVDIMGNLYKNPDQPLPASAFQLKRIAKVGSYAIQPFWGDGHATGIYSFDYLRKVADAK from the coding sequence GTGCGACCGAAGGACATTCAACAAGTTGGCGAAGAGCTGGCGATCAAATGGGAGGATGGCAGCGAAAGTTTTGTGGGGCTGGAAAGACTGCGCCGCCATTGTCCGTGCGCCGGGTGCAAAGGGGAGGTGGACATCATGGGCAATCTTTACAAGAACCCGGACCAGCCGTTGCCCGCGAGCGCATTTCAATTGAAGCGAATAGCCAAGGTCGGCAGTTACGCCATCCAACCGTTCTGGGGCGACGGCCACGCCACGGGGATCTATTCCTTCGATTATTTGCGCAAGGTCGCGGACGCCAAATGA
- a CDS encoding type II secretion system protein GspD, whose translation MKSKLILLSLAGLLAGSTVGWTQDKPAATPTNAAPHDPNEVIPLIVMDDVGLIDAIKNLARQANLNYILDPKVSFGTVGPDGKVIPQPTISIRWEKLTAQQALTAVLNNYNLIIVEDPKTQIARITVKDPALPDPLISKIIQLKFASPTNIESVVRANLIDKRSKVIGDVRTSQLVVLATEKEMLGVDELVERLDTPTKQVLIEAKLVETSSNPKTKKGIDWTSTLQAQNLSLGNNAQRSAAPNQPSTPGSGGPGTISPAPIGGLLQDPSKFIVSTSGGLTPYTAFLNADGVKTVLSFLNSDADAQVLSTPRAVTLDNQEAILSVTRAEPIFATTAGTQGSPGGSQVTYTNLGTILKVTPRISANDFVNLKVIPEVSSVFNTITKTVAGTINQADEYDIRRIETQVLIPSGNTLVMGGLVKNNSNKTYTKVPVFGDIPVLGWAFRSESKTREKNNLMIFITPTIVTEDDYQVTARTDFLKSTFVEEPELKPTAWDSAKPLDWSKPIPGDRAIEHEQNLKN comes from the coding sequence ATGAAATCAAAACTCATCCTCCTGAGTCTCGCTGGGCTTCTTGCCGGAAGTACGGTCGGCTGGACCCAAGACAAACCCGCCGCCACTCCAACCAACGCTGCTCCGCACGATCCCAACGAGGTGATCCCTCTGATCGTGATGGATGATGTCGGTTTGATTGACGCCATCAAAAACCTGGCCCGCCAGGCCAACTTGAACTACATCCTCGATCCCAAGGTTTCGTTTGGCACCGTGGGGCCGGATGGCAAAGTGATCCCCCAGCCCACCATCTCCATCCGCTGGGAAAAATTGACCGCGCAACAGGCCCTTACCGCCGTCCTCAACAATTACAACCTCATCATCGTTGAAGACCCAAAAACCCAGATCGCCCGGATCACGGTCAAAGACCCGGCCTTGCCCGATCCCCTCATCTCCAAGATCATCCAGCTCAAATTCGCCAGCCCCACGAACATCGAGTCGGTCGTGCGAGCCAACCTGATTGACAAACGCAGCAAGGTGATTGGCGACGTCCGCACCAGCCAACTGGTCGTCCTCGCCACGGAAAAAGAAATGCTGGGAGTGGATGAACTCGTGGAGAGACTCGACACGCCGACCAAACAGGTGCTCATCGAAGCCAAGCTGGTGGAAACCTCCTCGAACCCGAAAACCAAGAAGGGCATCGATTGGACCAGCACACTCCAGGCGCAAAACCTCTCGCTGGGCAACAATGCGCAGCGATCCGCCGCCCCTAATCAGCCCTCCACACCTGGCTCAGGCGGACCCGGCACCATTAGCCCGGCACCGATTGGCGGTCTTCTCCAAGACCCGTCGAAGTTCATCGTCAGCACCTCGGGCGGGTTGACACCTTACACGGCCTTCTTGAATGCGGATGGCGTTAAAACAGTGCTCTCGTTCCTCAACAGCGACGCCGACGCCCAAGTGTTGTCCACTCCGCGAGCCGTGACACTTGACAACCAGGAGGCGATTCTTTCCGTGACGCGCGCTGAGCCGATCTTCGCGACGACTGCCGGCACACAAGGTTCGCCGGGCGGCTCGCAAGTCACCTACACCAACCTGGGCACGATCCTTAAAGTTACACCCCGTATTTCGGCCAACGACTTCGTCAACCTGAAAGTCATTCCGGAAGTCTCCAGTGTTTTCAACACCATTACCAAAACCGTCGCCGGCACCATCAACCAGGCAGATGAATATGACATTCGCCGGATCGAAACGCAGGTGCTCATCCCCAGCGGCAATACCCTGGTCATGGGCGGACTGGTCAAGAACAACTCCAACAAGACCTACACCAAGGTGCCGGTATTTGGTGATATTCCGGTGCTCGGCTGGGCCTTCCGCTCGGAGAGCAAAACTCGCGAGAAGAACAACCTGATGATCTTCATCACGCCCACCATTGTGACCGAGGATGATTATCAAGTCACGGCCAGAACCGATTTCCTCAAGAGCACGTTCGTGGAAGAGCCTGAACTGAAACCGACGGCTTGGGACAGCGCCAAACCCCTCGATTGGAGCAAGCCCATTCCCGGCGACCGGGCCATCGAACACGAGCAAAACCTCAAGAATTAA
- the pilM gene encoding pilus assembly protein PilM — protein MALPFFSSRAKNREQIVAIDLGGRTTKAVHIQRKGDSFTLLRYALLDAPIYEKNLSAELLTEHLKSVSQALETNTKLVVLAIGVNESIVRHAEMPHLPVDDMRQILKINTKNYLQQELPGHVFDCHILPTREESKPPEGGKTAPGPAKLKVLVGGAKKQLIEDLQAAIKGANLVADQIVPGLIGPVNAFEMAMPEVFAREVVALVDLGFKNSTICLLQEGSLVLSRVVAIGGDKLTSGLAESLNISYAEAEGIKVGMPSEVQSNLESLLTPLGRELRASIDFFEHQQDKMVSQVFISGGSARSEFIVRALQAELTAPCRGWNPTSFLKLSLPPQQMAETEQVAPQLAVALGAAVGAY, from the coding sequence ATGGCGTTGCCGTTTTTCAGCAGCCGTGCAAAAAATCGAGAACAGATAGTGGCGATTGACTTGGGCGGGCGCACCACCAAAGCCGTCCACATTCAGCGCAAAGGAGACTCTTTTACGCTACTGCGCTACGCCCTGCTGGACGCTCCCATTTACGAAAAAAATCTTTCCGCCGAATTGTTGACCGAACACTTGAAGAGTGTCAGCCAGGCCTTGGAAACCAACACCAAACTCGTCGTGCTGGCCATCGGCGTGAACGAATCCATCGTGCGCCACGCGGAAATGCCCCACCTGCCGGTGGATGACATGCGTCAGATCCTCAAAATCAATACCAAGAACTATTTGCAACAGGAATTGCCCGGTCATGTATTCGACTGCCATATCTTGCCGACCCGCGAAGAATCCAAGCCGCCGGAGGGCGGCAAAACGGCGCCCGGCCCGGCGAAGCTGAAAGTGCTGGTGGGCGGCGCAAAAAAACAACTCATTGAAGACCTGCAAGCTGCCATCAAAGGCGCCAATCTGGTGGCTGATCAGATCGTCCCCGGATTGATCGGGCCGGTGAATGCATTTGAAATGGCGATGCCGGAAGTTTTCGCGCGCGAAGTAGTGGCCTTGGTGGACCTCGGCTTCAAGAACTCCACCATCTGCCTGCTGCAGGAAGGCAGCCTCGTGTTGAGCCGGGTCGTGGCGATTGGCGGAGACAAACTCACCAGTGGCCTGGCAGAGTCCCTGAACATCAGCTATGCCGAAGCCGAGGGCATCAAGGTCGGCATGCCCTCTGAAGTCCAATCTAATTTGGAATCCTTGCTGACGCCGCTCGGACGTGAATTGCGCGCTTCGATTGACTTTTTTGAACATCAGCAGGACAAAATGGTGAGCCAGGTTTTTATTTCCGGCGGCTCCGCCCGTTCGGAATTCATCGTGCGGGCGCTCCAAGCCGAATTGACGGCTCCCTGTAGAGGCTGGAATCCAACCAGCTTTTTGAAACTCTCACTGCCGCCGCAACAGATGGCGGAGACTGAACAAGTGGCGCCGCAACTGGCCGTTGCCCTGGGTGCCGCAGTCGGCGCATATTAG
- a CDS encoding LysR family transcriptional regulator, whose product MNIHHLELFYYVARHGGISEAVRKIPYGIQQPAVSGQILQLEEFLGVTLFQRRPFALTPSGDELYKFIQPFFDNLESMTSKLRGDATQHVRIGASEIVLRDHLPTPLENVRRKFPNLKVTLRTGYQPQLEAWVQKRELDLAVTVIEGKPPAGVHALPMLKLPLVLLVQKSSRLRSAEELWQQDRIEETLICLQANEAILKNFQEGLNRLEVDWFSRIEVGSLILVEPYVANGYGIGLSIAVPHAKLSPQVRALPLEGFPPVVMGALWQGKATPVIQAFLDELQKRANSLAGAEANEASDARK is encoded by the coding sequence ATGAACATCCATCATCTGGAGCTGTTCTACTATGTGGCACGGCACGGCGGCATCAGCGAAGCGGTGCGCAAAATTCCCTACGGCATCCAGCAGCCGGCCGTCAGCGGACAAATTTTGCAGTTGGAGGAATTCCTCGGCGTCACCCTGTTTCAGCGGCGTCCTTTCGCCCTGACGCCGTCCGGCGACGAACTCTACAAATTCATCCAGCCGTTTTTCGACAATTTGGAAAGCATGACCAGCAAACTGCGCGGCGACGCGACGCAACACGTGCGCATTGGCGCGTCGGAGATCGTGTTGCGTGACCATTTGCCCACGCCTCTGGAAAATGTGCGAAGGAAATTTCCGAATCTGAAAGTGACGCTGCGCACCGGTTACCAGCCGCAACTGGAAGCCTGGGTGCAAAAACGCGAGCTGGATCTGGCCGTGACGGTGATCGAAGGCAAGCCGCCCGCAGGCGTCCACGCTTTGCCAATGCTCAAATTGCCGCTGGTGCTGCTGGTCCAAAAGAGCAGCCGGCTGCGCTCCGCTGAAGAACTGTGGCAACAAGATAGAATCGAGGAAACGCTCATCTGCCTCCAAGCCAATGAAGCTATCTTGAAAAACTTTCAGGAGGGCCTGAACCGGCTCGAAGTTGATTGGTTTTCCCGGATTGAAGTGGGTTCATTGATCCTGGTGGAGCCTTACGTAGCCAACGGTTATGGCATTGGGCTTTCGATCGCTGTGCCGCATGCCAAACTTTCGCCGCAAGTGCGCGCGCTTCCATTGGAAGGCTTTCCGCCGGTCGTCATGGGCGCTCTGTGGCAGGGCAAAGCGACGCCGGTCATCCAAGCCTTTCTTGATGAGTTGCAAAAACGGGCGAACAGTCTGGCGGGCGCAGAAGCGAACGAAGCGAGTGACGCGCGAAAATAA